DNA sequence from the Aphelocoma coerulescens isolate FSJ_1873_10779 unplaced genomic scaffold, UR_Acoe_1.0 HiC_scaffold_77, whole genome shotgun sequence genome:
GAAGGTGTTTGTTATCCCAGTATCATACCAGTCAtgcccagtatatcccagttgcctcTAGCATGcatccagtccttcccagttaCTCCAGTTTGCTTGCAGCATGATCCCAGTTTCtctcagttgctcccagtagccCAAAGTGTGATCCCAGTTGCTCCATTTCAACACCAATATGATCCCAGTCAcctccagtatgatcccagtcacatGCCAGCACTCCCAGTATGGTCCCAGTATAATCCCAGTTATTTCCaatcactcccagtatggtCAGAGTTTCATCCCAGTTATTTCCAATCACTCCCAGTACGGTCCCAGTTGGCTCCAGCATGGTTCCAGTTGCTTCCTAGATCAACCCAGTCAATCCCAGTACGTGATTTGCTCCCAGCGTGCTAGCAGTTACCCCCAGTATGGGGGATGATATGCATGCTGTGTTCCCAGTCACTCTCAGATACTCCCAGTATTAGTCCAGTCACTCCCAATAGGATCCAAATATGACCCCAGTGTGCTCCCAGTCACTGCCAGTATGAACCAGTTGCCCCCCACAGGTTCCAGTTGCTCTCTTTCACCCTCACTTttgttccagtcactcccagtcactccAAATTCGTCCCAGTAGCTTCCAGCATGATCCCATTTGCTCACAACCACTCCCAGTCAGCCTCTGTGTAGTCGCACTCActgccagtatgatcccagtcacctCCAGCATCATCCCAGTTCATCACAGTAGAAGCCCAGTTGCTTCCAATCACCCCCAGCATgcacccagtcactcccagttgcTCCTGGCAcaatcccagttgctcccagctgctcccggtcACCCTCAGCATgattccagtcactcccagtgtaTCCCATTTGCCCCCAGCATGGTCTCAATTGGCCCCAAAGGCTCCTactcactcccagtatgatcccagtatgatcccagtctcCCTCAGTGTGATTGCAGTCTCCCCCAGCATgggcccagctgctcccagtatgatctCAGTACGATCCCAGTACAAAGGAGTGACTGCCAGTGAAGCCACTCCTGGGATCCCCCAGCCCTCTCTGCGTTCCCCCTCCCGGCTCTCCAGGCTCCGAGAGGAACCCCAAGGGTTGCAAGTCCCCACCCAGGGTCCCCAGCAAGGCCCAGTTTGGATGTGCAGCCCCCAGTGTTCCgagtttccctctcctttccccggGCCGGGTTCCCCCGCCCCCAGCGGGTGGGAGCAGCCGAGAGCCCCGCGCTGCCCATCCCGACctgtcccggctccatccccgctGCTCCCGCGGGCTGCGAGGGGCTCGGGAAcggggcagggggaaggggaggaggaggaggcggaggtgggattggggaggggcgggaggaggaggagggaggagggaggagggaggagggaggaagaggcggAGCAGCAGCGGGaagctggaggagaggaggaagcgCTGGGCTCCAGCGCTCCCTGAACTCGCAGCCCCCCGGGACCATCGCCCCCCGTCCCGCaggtgcccggggagggggagctcgccCCAAATGTCCCGGGAGGTccctgggtttggggttttttggggggatgttTGGAGCTTGCGGGACTCCAAAGCCGAGCCGCAGATGCCCTCGGGGGGACATCGTGGGGTCCCGGgcggtgtttttgggggtcccggtgccggcagagccccggcgggggcggggggatgcGGGTCCCCCCGCGTTGGGGGTTGGGCttcccgggccgggccctccGAGCTCTGCCGGGGCCACGTGGGGACCAcgcgggggcggggggacaccggttttggggacccccgggaGCCCCGGCTTCCCTAAGCGGGACCCCAGAGAGAGgagacccccagaaccccaaagcgGGGACCCCGAGGGGGGGGACCCCTGGGATTGGCGGGACCCCGgcaggggggtctgggggctggaggggcgGCATGGCCGGGAAGGGGGCTCGGGGATCCCGGGGTCGGGAAATGGCTGCTCCCAGTATGagcccagtcactcccagtcattTTACCATTATGATGCAATTTGCCCCCagcatggtcccagttgctcccagttccttccccttttgTCTAGTGTGTTCCCAGTTCTTCCAGTTGCCCCAGCATAGTCCTAGTCATTCCCAGTATGATGCCAGTCTCTCCCAGCAGGGCCCCAGTCACTCACACTTGCCCCCAGTGTGGCTCCAGTGTGGTCCCCGTTCcccccagcacattcccagttgctcccagtgtggTCCCAGTCACCACCCGCATGGTCTcagacactcccagtatattGCAGTTGCCCTGAACATTCTCGTGGtcattcccaggcactcccagttACCTTGGCATGGTGCAGTTAACCCCCAATTTTATCCCAGTCActgccagtacatcccagttgtCACCAGCATGCATCCTAtcattcccagttgctcccagtctgATCTCAGTGTATCCCCAGTAGGCTCTCAGCATTGGCCAGGTGGCTCCCAGTCAGGGTCCGTTGACACCCACTAtaatcccagtatgatcccagtcacttccagtatgatgCCAGTGGCCCCCAGTGTGCTCCCAGTTGTTGCCTGCCAGTGCCAGCATGAGCCCAGTAGCCTCCTGTATGATCCCCGTGACTCCCTGTCTCTCCCAGTATGTCCCATTCACTCTCAGCatgctcccagtccttcccacttCTTCCCAGTTGCTTTCAGCATGATTCCAGTTGCTCACAGCCATTCCCAGTCAATCCCAGGATGATTCCTTCAACCctcagtatgatcccagtctcacccagctgctcccaccgTGATTCCAGTATGATCCCACTTGCCCCCAGCATAGTTCCAGTTGTTCCTGGTTCCTCCCAATATCATCCCAGTTGCCCCTAGAACAGTCCCAGTCACGCCCAGTTGCCCCAGGATAGATCCAGTTGCTCCCAGGTACCTTCAGCATGGTCCCAGTTGTCCCCAGCATGGTCCCCGTTGTCCCCAGCATGgtcccagctgttcccagtgtGATTCCAGTAAGCCCCCGTATGGTTAcagacactcccagtatatcccagtttgCTTCAGCATGCTTGTAGTCATTCCCACACactcccagttgccccagtaAGGTTCTAGTTCCCTCAAAATGATCCCAGTCTTTCCCAGTTTCTCTCAGTTGCTTCCAGCATGGTCCCAGTTTCTGGCAGTTGCCAAAGTGTTGTCCCAGACCCCCAATATGATCCCAGTTCTCCCCAAATGTGATCCCAAATGCTCCCTCTCAatgccagtatgatcccagtcactcccagatactcccagtaTTATTTCAGTCATGCCTAGAGTGATTCCCTGTCACTGCCAGTGTgggcccagttgctcccagtatgaatCCAGTCACTCCAAATATGATCCCATTTGTTCCCAGCATTGTCTCTTTTGCTCCCAGTCACCTCCAGTATGGTTCCAGTCACggccagcacctttccagttACTCCCAGTCTGATTCCAGTATGATTGCAGTCACTCTCAGATACCCCCAGTACTATTCCAGTCActgccagtatgatcccagcCAGTTCTGGTAGGATCCCAGTATGACTGCGgcatgggcacagctgctctcatgatcttccagtgtggttccagtTTAATGCACTTACCCCTAGTATAGTCCCTGTCACTCCCCATatgatcccagtccctcccagcatTGTCCCAGTCGtgcccagttgcccccagttcagacccagtcactcccactttctcccagtagctcccagcaTGGTCCATTTCTCCCCAGCATGGTCCTGGTTGTTCCCATTCAATCCCAGTCAATCCCAGTATGGTTACAGatactcccagtatatcccagttggcCTCAGCATGCTTGTAGTCATTCCCAGTCCCACCCAGTTGCCCCAGTAAGGTTCCAGTTACCCCAGTACAAAGCAGTCACTGCCAGTGATGCCACTCCTGGGATCCCCCAGCCTTCTCTGTGTTCCCCCTCCCCGCTCTCCAGGCTCCGAGAGGAGCCCCAAGGGCTGCAAGTCCCCACCTAGGGTCCCCAGTAAGGGCCAGTTGGGATCTGCagcccccagtgttcccagtttccctctcctttccccgggccgggttcccccacccccagcaggTGGGAGCAGCTGAGAGCCCCGCGCTGCCCATCCCGACCTGTCCTGGCTCCATCCCCGCTGCTCCTGCGGGCTGCGAAGGGCTTGGGATTGGCAGACCCAGGGTGTCGCTGGtcctggggagaggaggaggaggggtgggataggaggagtgggaggaggaggaagaggagggacaagggaggatgaagaaaaggagaaggaagtaCAAGGTTGAGCGCTCCCTGAATTTGCAGCCCCCCACCCAAGGGAGCATTGCTCCCTCATTCCACAGGTGCCCGGGAAGGGGGAGCTTGGCCCAGAtatcctgggggtccctggattgggttttttggggggatgtttggagtttgaagaactccaaagctgagAAGAAAATGCTCCTTGcaggaaaattgggggaatCCCCAGGAGGTTTTTTTGACGGGTCCTGGTGgtggtgccagcagagccctggcagcggGCAGGGGGATGTGAGGTCTCCCCCTGCAGTGGGGGTTGGGTCTGCCTGGGTCAGGCATGGCCACCTCCAGCCCAGAGCCATGTAGCTGCGGGACCCCCAGGAGAGCTAGAGGGGGCATCCTCAGGACCCCCAGAGTGGGGGGAGCAGAGAGGAATGGTACCAGGACCAGGGGAGCCCTGGCAGTCTGGAGGAGgagacccctgtgacccccaggAGCCCAAAGTGGGGAGCCCAGAGAGGGGAGAGCCCAGAGAGGGGGCAGTGCCATGTTTCGCGGGACCCTCAACAGCCTGGTGAAGGGGAGGGGAACTCCTAGGGCCCCCCTCACCCCGAAGCAGAGAATAACGGGAGAAGGACCCCTTGGACCCCAtaacccccagcatccccttAGTCGGGAGACCAAGGTGGGAGCTTTTTGGATTGCTGGactcccagcagcctggggagggcagggaccAAGTAGATGGGGGACCCCAATACAAGCATGactcccagcagctgggacaggggggaaCCCCCCAACATCAGAGCAGGGGGACTAGAGAGGGGGAGCTCCTGTGAGGCTTTTTCAGGGCTGAATCTTGGTGTTTGGGAGGTTTTTCTGGGCCCCAGATGCCCGTTGACTTGTAGAGATGGACTTGAGCAGGGGGACATTCAAACTTAACATGCTCattctttgtttttcccccaaaccattatttcccattcccaaaccttggccagatggaggaggaggctgtgaggaagaggaagatgtcccaggacccccagggagGTGAAGAGGAAGtccctgcccctttccccctctcctctgctccatctcccagcccagcatcgcccctggctgcaggacaaccccacTGCCGATGCCGTCCTGCCAGGGATGGACTGgagggatctccttccccttccatgTGGCACgtaggcaaatcccatcctttccttgtccttcctcccccagacaaggagctgagggtggagcccagggaggacaaatccctgcagcagaacctggtggaagaggctgTTTTGAGCGGCTCCATGGCGCAGGAATCCAACGGGAAGGAAAAGCCCTGGAGATCCTGCAGGAGGAGAGGCTGCAAACACAGCCCGGAGAGctgtgaggaggaaagacccaccctgtgctgggaaggcaACCAGAGATCCAGCCAGAGCTTGGACCTGGTGGTCCACGAGCAGCTTCAAACTGgagagaagccccacaagtgcttggaatgtgggaagagcttcaacAAGAGCTCCGCCCTGATCCGCCACGAaatgatccacactggggagaggccctacgaatGTGgtgaatgtgggaagggcttcagagGCAGTTCTGACCTGCTTCGCCACCAgatgatccacactggggaatggccctatgagtgtggggaatgtgggaagagcttcagagaaAGCTCCAGCTTGATCATCCACCGGAGAACCCACACTAGGGAGCGGCCGTATGAGTGCCTGGAATGTGGGAGGAGCTTCAGGCACAGATCCAGCCTGACTGTCCACCAGAGgctccacactggggagaggccctatgagtgtggggaatgtgggcagAGCTTCAGACAGAGCTCTGAGCTGATCATCCACCAGAGGagccacaccggggagaggccctacgattgtcctgagtgtgggaagaggtttcagaccagctctcatctcctcctgcaccagcggaCTCACACGGGGGAGCGGCCTTTCCGCTGCcctgactgcaggaagggcttcaaacgCAACTCCCACCTTGTCAGGCACCGGCgaatccacactggggaggggccctatgagtgtcccgagtgtgggaagaggtttcagaccagctccagtCTCCTCAAGCACCAGCAGCTTCACACAGAGGacaggcccttccgctgccccgaatgtgggaagggcttcaaacgCAGCCCCCACTTCATCAGGCACCGGCTcacccacactggggagaggccctatgggtgtcccgagtgtgggaagagcttcagccagagatACAACCTCATCTGCCACCAGAAGATCCACACCAGGGAGGGGCTCTACGAGTGtcccgagtgtgggaagagcttcacccAGAGCTCAGCCTTGATCAGACACCAACAGAAGCACCGGTAAgtgaagccctgcgagtgccccggcTGCGGAAGAGCTTCATCCGCTGCTCCAACTTCATCCCCCACTGAAGGACCCACATTCCCTGTATCCATGTTGGGAAGATACCTGGCTGGTTGTCTCCATATCCTTCTGAATCC
Encoded proteins:
- the LOC138102499 gene encoding zinc finger protein 774-like isoform X2, whose translation is MEEEAVRKRKMSQDPQGDKELRVEPREDKSLQQNLVEEAVLSGSMAQESNGKEKPWRSCRRRGCKHSPESCEEERPTLCWEGNQRSSQSLDLVVHEQLQTGEKPHKCLECGKSFNKSSALIRHEMIHTGERPYECGECGKGFRGSSDLLRHQMIHTGEWPYECGECGKSFRESSSLIIHRRTHTRERPYECLECGRSFRHRSSLTVHQRLHTGERPYECGECGQSFRQSSELIIHQRSHTGERPYDCPECGKRFQTSSHLLLHQRTHTGERPFRCPDCRKGFKRNSHLVRHRRIHTGEGPYECPECGKRFQTSSSLLKHQQLHTEDRPFRCPECGKGFKRSPHFIRHRLTHTGERPYGCPECGKSFSQRYNLICHQKIHTREGLYECPECGKSFTQSSALIRHQQKHR
- the LOC138102499 gene encoding zinc finger protein 774-like isoform X3: MAQESNGKEKPWRSCRRRGCKHSPESCEEERPTLCWEGNQRSSQSLDLVVHEQLQTGEKPHKCLECGKSFNKSSALIRHEMIHTGERPYECGECGKGFRGSSDLLRHQMIHTGEWPYECGECGKSFRESSSLIIHRRTHTRERPYECLECGRSFRHRSSLTVHQRLHTGERPYECGECGQSFRQSSELIIHQRSHTGERPYDCPECGKRFQTSSHLLLHQRTHTGERPFRCPDCRKGFKRNSHLVRHRRIHTGEGPYECPECGKRFQTSSSLLKHQQLHTEDRPFRCPECGKGFKRSPHFIRHRLTHTGERPYGCPECGKSFSQRYNLICHQKIHTREGLYECPECGKSFTQSSALIRHQQKHR
- the LOC138102499 gene encoding zinc finger protein 436-like isoform X1, whose product is MEEEAVRKRKMSQDPQGGEEEVPAPFPLSSAPSPSPASPLAAGQPHCRCRPARDGLEGSPSPSMWHVGKSHPFLVLPPPDKELRVEPREDKSLQQNLVEEAVLSGSMAQESNGKEKPWRSCRRRGCKHSPESCEEERPTLCWEGNQRSSQSLDLVVHEQLQTGEKPHKCLECGKSFNKSSALIRHEMIHTGERPYECGECGKGFRGSSDLLRHQMIHTGEWPYECGECGKSFRESSSLIIHRRTHTRERPYECLECGRSFRHRSSLTVHQRLHTGERPYECGECGQSFRQSSELIIHQRSHTGERPYDCPECGKRFQTSSHLLLHQRTHTGERPFRCPDCRKGFKRNSHLVRHRRIHTGEGPYECPECGKRFQTSSSLLKHQQLHTEDRPFRCPECGKGFKRSPHFIRHRLTHTGERPYGCPECGKSFSQRYNLICHQKIHTREGLYECPECGKSFTQSSALIRHQQKHR